The Fimbriimonadaceae bacterium nucleotide sequence TCAGCCGCGCGAGCATCGCGGTCGGTCGTGCGGACATGACGATTACGGGAAGCACCAAATAATAGATCTCCGGCGCCTTCAGCTGGGCCTCATAACTTAGGGGAAGGATGCCCAGCTTTAAAGTGAAGAACCATTGAAAGATCGGGATCAGCACGAAGTTGGGCAAGGTCACGCCCAAGGTGCTTAAGGAGAGCGCAGCCTTATCGATAAAATGGTGCTGGTAGACCGCCGCCAAGGTCCCCAAGAATATCCCGATGCCCGAGGCTAACACCACGGCCAGGAACGCGATCTTCGCCGTCATGGGCAGCGCCCGCTGGATGATCTCCGAGACCGGCTGCCGCGTTCCGAAATAGCTGACGCCGAAATCGCCCCGCGCCGCGTTGCCGACAAACCGCAGGTACCGCTCCGGCCACGGGCGGTCGAGCCCCATCTCGTGCCGTATGCGGGCGATCGCCTCGGGCGAGGCCTTCTCTCCCGCCCGCGCCATCGCGGCGTCGCCGGGCGACACCTCGTCTGCGACAAACGTCACGAACGAGACGAAAAGCAGGCTCAGCAGCCCATAAAAAAGACGCAGGCCGACGGCCCGAGAGGTTTTAGCCAGCGAGGAGGACATCAGCCACGGA carries:
- a CDS encoding ABC transporter permease; its protein translation is MSSSLAKTSRAVGLRLFYGLLSLLFVSFVTFVADEVSPGDAAMARAGEKASPEAIARIRHEMGLDRPWPERYLRFVGNAARGDFGVSYFGTRQPVSEIIQRALPMTAKIAFLAVVLASGIGIFLGTLAAVYQHHFIDKAALSLSTLGVTLPNFVLIPIFQWFFTLKLGILPLSYEAQLKAPEIYYLVLPVIVMSARPTAMLARLTRASMIDVLQQEFIKLAIAKGVPTFRVYTVHALRNALLPVLTAIGSSFGILLTGSFITETAFMVPGLGREAIQAIQKRDTPVILATVLVTGALFILVNLIVDILMPLVDPRIRDSQV